From Nitrospinota bacterium, a single genomic window includes:
- the glgB gene encoding 1,4-alpha-glucan branching protein GlgB yields MAQKKISKKNLEKKPGELLRYDITLLTEDDLYLFNEGKHYRLYNKLGAHPLNIDGVNGTYFSVWAPDAEKVSVIGDFNGWNTASHLLMPKGSSGIWEGFIPGISKGASYKYHIFSRYNNYRVDKADPFAFYNEIPPKTASIVCDLNYTWEDREWMASRHNHNSLNSPISIYEVHLGSWMRMPEEENRPLNYREMAQKLAEYVKRMGYTHVEFLPVMEHPFYGSWGYQGKGYFAPTSRYGKPQDFMYLIDHLHQNGIGVILDWVPSHFPTDEHGLGYFDGTHLYEHADTRKGLHPDWNSLIFNYGRDEVQSFLISSALFWLDFYHADGLRVDAVASMLYLDYSRKKGEWIPNKYGGRENLEAISFLRRFNEEVYKSYPDVQTIAEESTDWPMVSRPTYVGGLGFGMKWDMGWMHDTLKYMSLDSIHRKYHHNQLTFRLLYAFHENFILSLSHDEVVHGKGSLLAKMPGDDWQKFANLRLLYGYMYAQPGKKLLFMGGEFGQWNEWYHEESLDWHLLDYPFHADLQRWVSDLNRLYHDEPALYELDFHPEGFEWIDCNDTEQSVISLIRKGRSTKSIILVVSNLTPVSRFNYRVGTPFEGFWREILNSDAKEYGGSGQGNLGGIETEPIPFHGKPHSLSLNLPPLSILFLKKDNG; encoded by the coding sequence ATGGCACAGAAAAAAATCAGCAAAAAAAATCTCGAAAAAAAACCGGGAGAACTCCTGCGGTATGACATAACCCTCCTGACTGAGGACGACCTTTATCTCTTTAATGAGGGAAAACATTATCGTCTTTACAACAAGTTGGGCGCTCATCCCTTAAATATAGATGGTGTTAATGGGACGTATTTTTCAGTTTGGGCTCCGGATGCCGAGAAAGTTTCAGTTATTGGAGACTTTAATGGCTGGAACACGGCCAGCCATTTACTTATGCCGAAAGGAAGCTCTGGAATATGGGAGGGTTTTATCCCCGGCATAAGCAAGGGTGCCTCTTACAAATATCATATTTTCTCAAGATATAATAACTACCGCGTAGATAAGGCTGACCCTTTTGCATTTTACAACGAAATTCCGCCCAAAACTGCCTCGATCGTTTGTGACCTTAATTACACGTGGGAAGATAGGGAATGGATGGCGAGCCGTCACAATCATAACTCACTTAATTCTCCCATCTCCATTTATGAAGTCCACTTGGGGTCCTGGATGCGAATGCCCGAAGAAGAGAACCGTCCGCTAAACTACCGCGAAATGGCCCAGAAGCTGGCTGAATATGTAAAGCGTATGGGCTATACCCATGTGGAATTCTTACCGGTTATGGAGCACCCTTTCTATGGTTCCTGGGGATACCAGGGTAAGGGATATTTTGCTCCCACAAGCCGCTATGGAAAACCTCAGGACTTCATGTATCTTATTGACCACCTCCATCAAAACGGTATTGGTGTGATCCTCGATTGGGTTCCTTCTCACTTTCCTACTGATGAACATGGGCTTGGTTACTTCGATGGAACACATCTTTATGAACACGCTGATACTCGAAAAGGTCTTCATCCGGACTGGAACAGTCTCATATTTAATTACGGGCGAGATGAGGTGCAAAGCTTTCTCATAAGTAGTGCTCTTTTCTGGTTGGACTTTTATCATGCGGACGGACTTCGTGTCGATGCTGTTGCCTCCATGCTTTATCTTGATTACTCCCGTAAGAAAGGAGAATGGATACCCAATAAATACGGGGGCAGGGAAAATCTCGAAGCCATTTCCTTTTTGCGTCGCTTTAACGAGGAAGTCTACAAGAGCTATCCGGATGTTCAGACAATTGCTGAAGAGTCCACAGACTGGCCTATGGTTTCTCGGCCCACTTATGTGGGGGGTCTGGGTTTTGGTATGAAGTGGGATATGGGTTGGATGCACGATACACTGAAGTATATGTCTCTAGATTCTATCCACAGGAAATATCACCACAACCAGCTGACCTTTCGTCTCCTCTATGCCTTCCACGAAAACTTTATCCTCTCTCTTTCTCATGATGAAGTCGTGCACGGTAAGGGTTCGCTTCTGGCCAAGATGCCTGGGGACGACTGGCAGAAGTTCGCAAACCTAAGGCTTCTTTATGGATACATGTATGCCCAGCCTGGGAAAAAACTGCTCTTTATGGGGGGGGAGTTTGGCCAGTGGAATGAATGGTACCATGAAGAGAGCCTTGACTGGCATCTGCTCGATTATCCCTTCCATGCAGATCTCCAAAGATGGGTATCAGACCTAAACCGGCTTTACCATGATGAACCGGCTCTTTATGAGCTTGACTTTCATCCTGAAGGGTTTGAGTGGATCGACTGCAACGACACCGAGCAGAGTGTCATCAGTTTAATTCGAAAGGGGCGCTCGACCAAGAGCATTATCCTCGTTGTCAGCAACTTAACGCCTGTTTCCCGCTTTAACTACCGCGTCGGTACACCTTTTGAAGGATTCTGGAGAGAAATTCTTAACAGTGACGCCAAGGAATATGGAGGGAGTGGTCAAGGAAATCTAGGGGGTATCGAAACCGAACCGATTCCGTTTCACGGGAAGCCCCATTCCCTTTCCTTAAACCTCCCGCCTCTTAGCATCCTTTTTTTAAAAAAGGATAATGGATGA
- a CDS encoding winged helix-turn-helix domain-containing protein → MKEVIGKTAGRIWEVLREKEKVNVTQLPKTLKEKTLIVYQALGWLARENKIDYHKKGDKIFVSLSGNEKK, encoded by the coding sequence ATGAAAGAAGTAATTGGCAAAACTGCAGGAAGAATTTGGGAAGTACTGCGAGAAAAAGAAAAAGTAAACGTTACCCAGCTTCCCAAGACTCTTAAAGAAAAAACGCTCATTGTTTACCAGGCATTGGGCTGGCTTGCACGTGAGAATAAAATCGACTACCATAAAAAGGGTGACAAAATCTTCGTCTCCCTCTCCGGAAATGAGAAAAAATAG
- a CDS encoding sugar phosphate nucleotidyltransferase produces the protein MTRKLTMIMAGGKGARLFPLSRDRAKPAVPFGGRFRVIDFVLSNFTNSGLYRIKVLIQFMSESLNRHISLGWRMSSQLEHYIDIVPPQMRRGHSWYLGTADAIYQNINIIENENPDYIFIFGGDHVYKMDVRQMLDYHIEKGADLTISAVPIPLHKASEMGVIETDP, from the coding sequence GTGACAAGGAAATTAACAATGATTATGGCTGGGGGTAAAGGGGCAAGACTCTTCCCACTAAGTAGAGACAGGGCTAAACCTGCTGTGCCCTTTGGCGGCAGATTCAGAGTGATTGATTTTGTCTTAAGCAATTTTACAAATTCTGGATTATATAGAATAAAAGTATTAATCCAATTTATGTCAGAATCACTCAACCGCCATATCTCCTTGGGATGGAGAATGAGCAGTCAATTAGAACATTATATAGACATCGTCCCTCCCCAGATGCGTAGGGGACACTCGTGGTATCTTGGGACTGCTGATGCCATCTATCAAAATATAAATATTATAGAGAATGAGAATCCTGATTATATCTTTATCTTTGGAGGAGATCACGTTTATAAAATGGATGTGAGGCAGATGCTGGATTATCATATCGAGAAGGGTGCTGATCTTACTATTTCTGCGGTACCCATTCCACTTCATAAGGCAAGTGAAATGGGAGTGATTGAGACTGACCCCT